A stretch of Aedes aegypti strain LVP_AGWG chromosome 2, AaegL5.0 Primary Assembly, whole genome shotgun sequence DNA encodes these proteins:
- the LOC5568933 gene encoding uncharacterized protein LOC5568933, with translation MNILLRFTGLTTPLLLLLLLAFDGASYTTALIIPEELPSILSLVYSNIPPIKKGTDSRLGFGFRLGEHADFQVQFEIGPQQRTRPIGSASTSNKRDVDSDEYQQYIRKKQFPLSSNPAGKSWLEVWSKETRKKQQFNKDKHRDAVGAASTNSMPLSPTISESAYNQLQQLYGMNRPNKEEAIGTIPAAELDARLKQLETLRAEVNPFKPMPAETADSEANEVDARKPLADVPFKPMPVATAGGTKKPLESGPEPRKNLRRRKNPSGNGPRVKDKISADLADVSLD, from the exons ATACTACCGCGCTTATCATACCCGAGGAGCTGCCTTCTATTCTTTCTCTAGTCTACTCTAATATTCCACCAATCAAAAAAG GAACGGACTCTCGGCTTGGTTTTGGCTTCCGACTGGGTGAGCATGCCGACTTCCAGGTGCAATTCGAAATCGGTCCACAGCAAAGAACTAGACCAATAG GTTCAGCATCCACGAGCAATAAACGTGACGTAGATTCGGATGAATACCAGCAGTATATTAGG AAAAAGCAATTCCCATTGAGCTCCAACCCAGCCGGAAAATCATGGCTGGAAGTATGGTCCAAGGAAACCCGGAAGAAGCAACAGTTCAACAAGGACAAACACCGCGATGCCGTGGGGGCCGCATCCACTAATAGTATGCCGCTTTCGCCCACGATATCCGAATCGGCCTACAACCAACTGCAGCAGTTGTACGGTATGAACCGACCCAACAAGGAGGAAGCCATCGGAACAATTCCGGCAGCGGAGTTGGACGCCAGGTTAAAGCAACTGGAAACGCTACGAGCGGAAGTTAACCCATTCAAACCGATGCCAGCCGAAACGGCGGATAGCGAGGCCAACGAAGTCGATGCCAGAAAACCCTTGGCCGATGTACCCTTCAAGCCGATGCCCGTGGCGACTGCTGGCGGAACGAAGAAACCCCTCGAAAGTGGTCCTGAACCAAGGAAAAATCTGCGAAGGCGGAAAAACCCCAGCGGTAACGGGCCACGAGTGAAGGACAAGATTTCGGCCGATTTGGCGGACGTTTCGCTGGATTGA
- the LOC5568936 gene encoding protein asteroid, which yields MGVRGLTTYIASNAERFLDPYELHDTDLVIDGDNLCFQLFVRSEERMGAFGGNYDHYFRAVVEFFELLRKCNVQPWVLLDGGYEQCKLKTVRSRMLGRIQFVKSVRPGSNRLIIPLLVREVFVDAMRAAKVPFMRCLFEADNEVAILARKLNCPVLSYDSDFYIHNVKYIPYVTLNHKIYRKVIENEENFKIELLNQKGGKKRSKRVLLKQGDGPLEEENVHDSYCYLDCSLYTIENLIGKDERLKPEMLPLFAALLGNDYISRRILSKFYASMKVGKISRKVAVHQRRVVAILKWLKHHSLKSATMTILNQVQEKHRDGLLRQLEGAMYGYNCEECQSFEFFGFEEDHTETLEDGADKLRDYLANAEDGETVELEESDDEAVDEERTENEANSDDGNSGGEESEEVEDDTTSPKANAFNWEPWLLEIYQAALTPRFVVDLYHSCLYINYPQVENINEPDSNELCYDLLRYIFSLLKSSKYANNFRYLTRCERVAQFRWLKFENVEMPEGVNFNPNKRKNVALLKVAFRDFSNCEEIFTAVSQLPANMQLYFLCLVFWATKQPAVTPVHVHALIVCLIQLQMIDKRLPNKSRDAKVFQKNQKAYLDNQRKAFQKTEPPSQELPSKATFKKITTAITKPEAILTYDLLLTHFSINDRMLRRHGELDRPTAHIYAQLQAVVLNLFTLNGLLGHPLEPTRMHEFYNGLFIHNLYQSLKSRQDPLDYIKGTVFRYSGTMFAIHRMLYEWLVRLVPQFETRIKTTRTVKKVPQIPKESVQRKKEQVKQMVKNDCLLDSKSSEEEEDDAEYNDLNNQFSQLLVSGQ from the exons ATGGGCGTTCGCGGTTTGACGACGTACATCGCATCGAATGCGGAACGCTTCCTGGATCCGTACGAACTGCACGATACCGATCTGGTTATCGATGGGGATAATCTGTGCTTCCAGCTGTTTGTGCGCTCCGAGGAGCGGATGGGTGCTTTTGGGGGTAACTACGACCACTACTTCCGGGCGGTGGTGGAATTTTTCGAACTGCTCAGGAAGTGTAATGTCCAGCCGTGGGTTTTGCTGGACGGTGGCTATGAACAGTGCAAGCTGAAAACGGTCCGCAGCCGGATGCTGGGGAGGATACAGTTTGTGAAGAGTGTTCGGCCGGGTTCGAATCGGTTGATTATTCCGCTGCTTGTGCGGGAAGTGTTCGTGGATGCCATGCGGGCGGCCAAGGTTCCCTTCATGAGGTGCCTGTTCGAAGCGGACAATGAGGTGGCCATACTGGCCAGGAAGCTGAATTGTCCGGTGTTAAGCTATGATAGCGATTTTTATATACACAATGTGAAGTACATACCTTACGTTACGTTAAATCATAAGATCTACCGGAAAGTGATTGAAaacgaagaaaatttcaaaattgagctgTTGAATCAAAAAGGCGGCAAGAAGAGATCAAAGCGCGTAttattgaagcaaggagacggTCCACTAGAAGAAGAGAATGTCCATGATTCTTACTGTTATCTGGACTGCTCTCTGTACACCATAGAGAATCTAATCGGTAAGGATGAGAGATTGAAACCGGAAATGCTTCCCCTATTTGCCGCACTGCTAGGAAACGATTATATCAGTCGTCGAATACTGTCCAAGTTCTATGCCTCTATGAAAGTAGGTAAGATTAGTCGAAAAGTGGCAGTCCACCAGCGAAGAGTAGTTGCCATTCTTAAATGGCTGAAACACCACTCGCTGAAGTCCGCcacaatgaccattctgaatcAGGTGCAGGAGAAGCACCGCGATGGACTGCTAAGGCAATTGGAAGGGGCAATGTATGGATACAATTGTGAAGAGTGCCAATCATTTGAGTTCTTTGGCTTCGAGGAGGATCACACTGAAACATTGGAGGATGGTGCGGATAAACTTCGGGATTATCTGGCGAATGCTGAAGACGGGGAAACTGTTGAGTTGGAAGAGTCGGATGATGAGGCGGTTGACGAAGAGAGAACTGAGAATGAG GCTAACTCGGATGATGGAAACTCTGGAGGAGAAGAGTCTGAAGAAGTGGAAGACGATACAACGTCCCCAAAGGCTAATGCATTCAACTGGGAACCATGGCTATTAGAAATCTATCAAGCTGCCCTTACGCCACGATTCGTAGTCGACTTGTATCACTCATGCCTGTATATCAACTACCCTCAAGTGGAAAACATCAACGAACCGGATAGCAATGAACTGTGCTACGACTTGTTGAGATACATTTTCTCCTTGCTGAAAAGTTCTAAATATGCTAACAACTTCCGGTACCTGACTAGGTGTGAAAGAGTAGCCCAGTTTCGTTGGTtaaagtttgaaaatgttgaaatGCCAGAGGGGGTTAACTTCAAtccaaacaaaagaaaaaatgtcGCGCTATTGAAAGTGGCGTTTCGAGATTTCTCCAACTGTGAGGAAATCTTCACCGCGGTTTCTCAACTGCCGGCCAACATGCAATTGTACTTTCTCTGTTTAGTATTTTGGGCAACGAAACAGCCCGCAGTGACACCCGTCCACGTGCACGCTCTCATCGTTTGCCTAATTCAGCTGCAAATGATAGACAAGCGTCTGCCGAATAAGTCACGAGACGCCAAAGTGTTTCAAAAGAACCAAAAAGCCTATCTGGACAACCAACGAAAGGCGTTCCAAAAGACCGAACCACCCAGTCAAGAATTGCCATCGAAagcaacatttaaaaaaataaccacCGCAATCACCAAACCGGAAGCGATACTAACCTACGACCTTCTGCTGACACATTTTTCGATCAACGATCGCATGCTCCGGAGGCACGGTGAATTGGATCGTCCCACAGCTCACATCTACGCGCAGCTGCAAGCCGTCGTGTTGAATTTATTCACCCTGAACGGTCTGTTAGGTCACCCGCTAGAGCCGACTCGGATGCACGAATTCTACAACGGATTGTTCATTCATAACCTCTACCAAAGCCTGAAATCCCGGCAGGATCCCCTGGATTACATCAAGGGAACCGTGTTCCGGTACTCGGGAACGATGTTTGCCATTCATCGAATGTTGTACGAATGGTTGGTGCGACTGGTTCCACAGTTCGAAACGCGCATAAAAACGACCAGGACGGTCAAAAAAGTGCCACAGATACCGAAGGAATCGGTTCAAAGGAAAAAGGAACAGGTGAAGCAGATGGTAAAGAACGATTGCTTGCTGGATTCAAAATCCAGcgaggaagaagaagacgatGCTGAGTATAACGATCTAAATAACCAGTTCAGTCAGTTGTTGGTTAGTGGGCAGTGA
- the LOC5568934 gene encoding mediator of RNA polymerase II transcription subunit 30, which produces MSGQYPSGYQSPSGHRGNFNSPMMQQQLNQMGVPNQMGMMGFNQGNVMQNQQQMQSGGVQSGPDIGMGQNIQQQQQPNPSQGTGQGQQQQPGQGQAQGQQQQNPQQSPQLGMAAGGQAVSSAAQSATGTVGGAPPGQPNAGPVASTQAASNVQQKEFNLLTLCRIGQETVQDIVSRFQEVFGLLRGIQPPNGTNAGLSSSNDKKAKVQEQFRTIRLLFKRLRLLYDKCNDNCQQGMEYTHVESLIPLKGEPERAEPIHTEEYKKALQENRELIEIVMLKNKQLREIIDKIRLTIWEINTMLSMRRC; this is translated from the exons ATGTCCGGTCAATACCCAAGCGGCTACCAGAGTCCCAGTGGACATCGCGGGAACTTCAACAGTCCGATGATGCAGCAGCAGCTCAATCAGATGGGTGTCCCCAACCAAATGGGAATGATGG GTTTCAACCAGGGCAATGTAATGCAGAACCAACAGCAAATGCAATCCGGTGGGGTACAAAGTGGTCCGGATATTGGAATGGGTCAGAACatccagcagcagcaacaaccgAACCCCAGCCAAGGAACTGGCCAAGGCCAGCAGCAACAACCAGGCCAAGGTCAGGCTCAAGGACAGCAACAGCAAAATCCTCAGCAATCGCCTCAGCTAGGGATGGCAGCTGGTGGACAGGCAGTTAGTAGTGCTGCACAATCCGCTACTGGAACCGTTGGAGGAGCTCCGCCAGGACAGCCGAATGCTGGACCTGTAGCTAGCACACAGGCCGCATCCAATGTCCAACAAAAGGAATTCAATCTTTTGACGCTTTGCCGAATCGGCCAGGAAACGGTGCAAGACATCGTGAGTCGGTTTCAAGAAGTTTTTGGATTGCTCCGTGGAATACAGCCCCCCAATGGAACGAATGCGGGACTCTCGTCGAGCAACGACAAGAAGGCCAAAGTTCAGGAACAGTTCCGCACCATTCGGTTGCTGTTCAAGCGGCTGCGACTGCTGTACGACAAGTGCAACGACAATTGCCAGCAGGGCATGGAATATACCCACGTGGAAAGCCTGATACCACTTAAAGGGGAACCGGAACGGGCGGAACCGATCCACACGGAGGAGTACAAGAAGGCACTGCAGGAAAATCGCGAGCTTATTGAGATTGTGATGCTGAAGAATAAGCAACTGCGGGAAATCATCGACAAGATCAGGCTGACGATTTGGGAGATCAACACGATGCTTAGCATGAGAAGGTGCTGA